Below is a genomic region from Henckelia pumila isolate YLH828 chromosome 3, ASM3356847v2, whole genome shotgun sequence.
aaaaattgcaattcagtcctcggccctttatttaattcaatttcaatcctaaataatttaagaatattagaatttaaatcgaaactctaaatattcccaaattaaatctactcgaattaaaattaaataagttcggattaaatcaaataattctggattaaattaaataatctcgggccttacaggtTTGTACTCTGAAagaggaggaaacttaccttttTGCATGTCTCCTTGAGTTCGTTCTTTGTCTTCCATATTTACCTCCTCATCATGTTCACCCTTTGATGAGTGCTTAACAACCTTTTCTTTGATCTGCAATTCCTTCTCATTCCTCAGAGTGAATGCATTAGCATTCTCCTTTGGGTTTGGGATTGTTTGAGATGGCAGACTGCCCGAAGGTTGTGCTTCCAACTTATTGATTGCAGTTGCTAGCTGTCCTACTTGggtgttcaagttttggatacttgctcgagtttcatgttgaaaattcaaagtattagttgcaagatccttaacaatattttctaGAAACTCACCAGGCGTTGGAACTTGAGGACGCTGCGGTTGTGGTTGATATGGTGGCATGTAATCTTGATTATTCGATTGCACGTAAGGTGCAGGCTGATTCATCGGAGGGTTTCCGTATCTAAGGTTAGGATGATCCCTCCAACCTGGATTGTAcgtgttggaataaggatcatacttcCGCTGTGGTGGCCCGGGAAATCCTCCTGTTGCATTTACTTGCTCGATCGAttcctcttgaagtgtggggcacatgtcagttgcatgtcccATTGCAGCACAAATTCCGCATACATTCGCattttgtccattccctacagccatttgaTGCACAAGAGATGTTAGTTCAAtcaattgttgttcaagggaataAACATTTACCTCATTGTTTCTTCTTGGTGCTGG
It encodes:
- the LOC140889851 gene encoding uncharacterized protein produces the protein MTVNSQQFETNRSDPAPRRNNEVNVYSLEQQLIELTSLVHQMAVGNGQNANVCGICAAMGHATDMCPTLQEESIEQVNATGGFPGPPQRKYDPYSNTYNPGWRDHPNLRYGNPPMNQPAPYVQSNNQDYMPPYQPQPQRPQVPTPASIQNLNTQVGQLATAINKLEAQPSGSLPSQTIPNPKENANAFTLRNEKELQIKEKVVKHSSKGEHDEEVNMEDKERTQGDMQKEERLAPEVPTKPVPHFPLVLKESRKDEGIKKLYDTFRRCEVNIPLLDSIKQVPRYAKFLKELCTAKRKQTLKVKLKRP